The following coding sequences lie in one Methylosinus sp. PW1 genomic window:
- a CDS encoding glycine--tRNA ligase subunit alpha — MTAPDRLSPTRSFQGLILTLQNFWAAQGCVILQPYDMEMGAGTFHPATTLRALGPKPWKAAYVQPSRRPKDGRYGENPNRLQHFYQYQVILKPSPSDLQSLYLASLAAIGVDAKLHDIRFVEDDWESPTLGAWGLGWECWCDGMEISQFTYFQQVAGFDCAPVAGELTYGLERLACYLQGVDSIMELNFNGGDEDKVTYADVFLQAEQEYSRHNFEAADTEKLFSDFRAAEAECRKLLAFGDKGEGERHLMALPAYDQCIKASHAFNLLDARGVISVTERQSYILRVRELARACGAAWLRTEGGSAAA, encoded by the coding sequence ATGACCGCGCCAGACAGACTTTCTCCCACCCGCTCGTTCCAGGGCCTCATTCTGACCCTGCAGAATTTCTGGGCGGCGCAGGGCTGCGTCATTTTGCAGCCTTACGATATGGAGATGGGCGCAGGCACATTTCACCCCGCGACCACTCTGCGGGCGCTCGGCCCCAAGCCTTGGAAGGCGGCCTATGTGCAGCCGAGCCGGCGCCCGAAGGACGGCCGCTATGGCGAGAACCCCAATCGGCTTCAGCACTTCTATCAATATCAGGTGATTCTGAAGCCCTCGCCGTCGGATCTGCAATCGCTCTATCTCGCCTCGCTGGCGGCGATCGGCGTCGACGCGAAGCTGCATGACATCCGCTTCGTCGAGGATGATTGGGAGAGCCCGACTCTCGGCGCCTGGGGATTGGGCTGGGAATGCTGGTGCGACGGCATGGAGATCTCGCAATTCACCTATTTTCAGCAGGTGGCGGGCTTCGATTGCGCGCCTGTCGCCGGCGAGCTGACCTATGGGCTCGAGCGGCTCGCCTGCTATCTGCAGGGCGTCGATTCGATCATGGAGCTGAATTTCAACGGCGGCGACGAGGACAAGGTCACTTACGCCGATGTGTTCCTGCAGGCCGAGCAGGAATATTCACGGCATAATTTCGAGGCCGCCGACACAGAGAAGCTGTTCTCCGATTTCCGCGCCGCCGAGGCCGAATGCCGCAAGCTGCTCGCCTTCGGCGACAAGGGCGAGGGCGAGCGCCATCTGATGGCGCTGCCCGCATATGATCAATGCATAAAGGCCAGCCACGCTTTCAATCTGCTGGATGCGCGCGGCGTGATCTCCGTCACCGAGCGGCAGAGCTATATTCTGCGCGTGCGCGAATTGGCGCGCGCCTGCGGCGCCGCCTGGCTGCGCACGGAGGGCGGCTCGGCGGCGGCGTAG
- a CDS encoding copper resistance CopC family protein: protein MRGRDIVLAIGGAAAAAIWIDGARPAQAHAVLSESTPREAQIVFGPDLDVELRFNCRIDARRSRLLLVSPDMHGTVLPLLEGAADELRAGLHDLRHGAYRLHWQVLSVDGHITRGDISFRVGR from the coding sequence ATGAGGGGGCGTGATATCGTCTTAGCGATCGGCGGGGCGGCGGCGGCGGCGATTTGGATCGACGGAGCGAGGCCTGCGCAGGCGCATGCCGTCCTCTCGGAATCGACGCCGCGCGAAGCGCAGATCGTCTTTGGACCCGATCTCGATGTGGAGCTGAGATTCAACTGCCGGATCGACGCTCGCCGCTCGCGGCTGCTGCTGGTCTCGCCGGACATGCATGGAACTGTGCTTCCGCTGCTCGAGGGCGCCGCCGATGAGCTGCGCGCCGGGCTGCATGATCTTCGGCACGGCGCCTATCGGCTGCATTGGCAGGTGCTGAGCGTCGACGGACACATCACCCGCGGCGACATCTCTTTTCGCGTCGGCCGCTGA
- a CDS encoding copper resistance D family protein, translating to MQQFIEIYGFLSVILRGSISGALSLAVGGVAFLLLIAEPLEPRLGAAAKPIAARAGRIVFWSAIALACLVSLDAAALATMLVGALELSFADALTADAVKADALAAAPALALAFAIRGGVAQPLPLAAFAAALICARLGATHAVSRLDNPPGLVAAELAHLTGVALWIGGIPYFLMALARASDGEAQRAIGLRFSHLSTVAVAMIAAGGVAMSIVYIGAVENFYGAAYGVMVGAKTILFAGLLSLGALNFLAVRRSPADRDAFARLRRFAEVEIGVGWTVVFAAASLSSLPPAVDLARDRVSFAEIVERLTPQWPPRLESPDHSTLSVSLPPVQTARADETSSTEASDAVTASIAAQRNAEDIAWSEYNHHIAGLFVAAMGLLALLEHWRRLAPLARHWPMLMLGLAGFLFLRADEAVWPLGQLGLIESLRDPEIAQHRIFLALIIGFGIFEWRVRTRRVKAQWAPLAFPFITGVGGALLLAHSHGLSNIREEFLIEVTHTPLALVGLLASSARWLEIRLDGRGARIAGIVWPIAFTLAGLMLLAYREA from the coding sequence ATGCAGCAATTCATCGAAATCTACGGCTTTCTCAGCGTCATTCTGCGCGGCTCCATCTCGGGGGCGCTGTCGCTCGCCGTCGGCGGCGTCGCCTTTCTGCTGCTCATCGCCGAGCCGCTGGAGCCGCGGCTCGGCGCGGCGGCGAAGCCCATCGCCGCGCGCGCCGGACGAATCGTTTTTTGGAGCGCGATCGCCCTCGCCTGTCTCGTCTCTCTCGACGCCGCGGCGCTCGCGACCATGCTCGTCGGCGCGCTGGAGCTCTCCTTCGCGGATGCGCTCACCGCCGATGCGGTGAAGGCCGATGCGCTCGCGGCGGCGCCGGCCCTCGCGCTCGCCTTCGCGATTCGCGGCGGCGTAGCGCAGCCCCTGCCCCTCGCCGCCTTCGCGGCGGCTTTGATCTGCGCCCGGCTCGGCGCCACGCACGCCGTCAGCCGGCTGGACAATCCGCCGGGCCTCGTCGCCGCGGAACTCGCGCATCTCACCGGCGTCGCTCTGTGGATCGGCGGCATTCCCTATTTCCTCATGGCGCTGGCCCGCGCCTCGGATGGCGAGGCGCAGCGCGCCATCGGCCTGCGCTTTTCGCATCTCTCCACGGTCGCCGTGGCGATGATCGCCGCCGGCGGCGTCGCCATGTCGATCGTCTATATCGGCGCGGTCGAGAATTTCTACGGCGCCGCCTATGGCGTGATGGTGGGCGCCAAGACCATCCTCTTCGCCGGCCTGCTGTCGCTCGGCGCGCTCAATTTCCTCGCCGTCCGCCGCTCCCCGGCCGATCGAGACGCCTTCGCGCGGCTGCGTCGTTTCGCGGAGGTGGAGATCGGCGTCGGCTGGACGGTTGTTTTCGCCGCCGCCTCGCTCTCCTCGCTGCCGCCGGCCGTCGATCTCGCGCGCGACCGGGTGAGCTTCGCCGAGATCGTGGAGCGCCTGACCCCGCAATGGCCGCCGCGCCTCGAGAGCCCGGATCACTCCACCCTCTCCGTCTCGCTGCCGCCCGTCCAGACCGCGCGCGCCGATGAAACGTCATCGACGGAGGCGAGCGACGCGGTGACCGCCTCCATCGCCGCGCAGCGCAACGCCGAGGACATCGCCTGGTCCGAATATAACCACCACATCGCCGGGCTCTTCGTCGCCGCCATGGGGCTGCTGGCGCTGCTCGAGCATTGGCGTCGCCTCGCCCCGCTCGCGCGTCATTGGCCGATGCTGATGCTCGGCCTAGCCGGCTTTCTCTTCCTGCGCGCCGACGAGGCGGTCTGGCCGCTCGGCCAGCTCGGACTCATCGAGAGCCTGCGCGACCCCGAGATCGCGCAGCACCGCATCTTCCTCGCGCTCATCATCGGCTTCGGAATCTTCGAGTGGCGCGTGCGGACGCGGCGCGTGAAGGCGCAATGGGCGCCGCTCGCCTTCCCCTTCATCACCGGCGTCGGCGGCGCGCTGCTGCTCGCCCATTCGCATGGGCTCTCCAACATAAGGGAAGAGTTTCTGATCGAGGTCACGCATACGCCGCTGGCGCTGGTCGGCCTGCTCGCCTCTTCGGCCCGCTGGCTGGAGATCCGCCTGGACGGCCGCGGCGCGCGCATCGCCGGCATCGTCTGGCCCATCGCCTTCACTCTGGCCGGCCTGATGCTGC